One region of Streptococcus parasanguinis genomic DNA includes:
- a CDS encoding glycoside hydrolase family 35 protein, which produces MGVFEIRDAFYLKGQPFKILSGAIHYFRIDPADWYHSLYNLKALGFNTVETYVPWNAHEPRKGQFDFSGRLDLERFIQTAQSLGLYMIVRPSPFICAEWEFGGLPAWLLEEDLRIRSSDPAFIEAVDRYYDRLLGLLTPYQVDRGGPILMMQVENEYGSYGEDKDYLRAIRDLMKGKGVTCPLFTSDGPWRATLRAGTLIEEDLFVTGNFGSKAAYNFGQMKEFFDEYGKKWPLMCMEFWDGWFTRWKEPVIQRDPEELAEAVHEVLELGSINLYMFHGGTNFGFMNGCSARGTLDLPQVTSYDYGALLNEQGNPTEKYYAIQKMMATYYPEYPQQEPLIKECLPEQTLQLAAKTSLFGNLDNLAQVETSLYPEKMEELGQTTGYLLYETDLELDAEEEKLRIIDGRDRVQIYLDDQHVATQYQTEIGEDLFIKGKKKAVTNLKILLENMGRVNYGHKLLADSQHKGIRTGVCVDLHFHLHWKQYPLDLQDLSQLDFSKEWQAGAPAFYRYDFQLDHNLDTYLDMTGFGKGVVFVNGHNLGRFWEVGPTTSLYVPHGFLKEGANSLIVFETEGRYQETLQLVQQPTFKEVKGENL; this is translated from the coding sequence ATGGGAGTTTTTGAGATTCGCGATGCTTTCTATTTAAAAGGTCAACCCTTTAAGATTTTATCCGGAGCAATCCATTATTTCCGTATTGACCCAGCAGACTGGTATCATTCCTTGTATAATCTAAAAGCTTTGGGTTTTAACACGGTTGAGACCTATGTTCCTTGGAATGCGCATGAACCCCGCAAAGGGCAGTTTGACTTTAGTGGCCGATTGGATCTAGAGCGTTTCATTCAAACAGCCCAGTCCCTAGGACTTTACATGATTGTAAGGCCGTCGCCCTTTATCTGTGCAGAGTGGGAATTTGGTGGATTGCCAGCTTGGCTCTTAGAAGAAGACCTGCGAATCCGCTCATCAGACCCAGCCTTTATCGAAGCGGTGGATCGTTATTATGATCGCTTGCTTGGGTTGTTGACACCCTACCAAGTGGATCGGGGTGGTCCAATCCTTATGATGCAGGTGGAAAATGAGTACGGCTCTTATGGAGAAGATAAGGATTATCTTCGTGCCATTCGGGATTTGATGAAGGGAAAAGGCGTGACCTGTCCTCTCTTTACATCAGATGGTCCATGGCGAGCAACGCTAAGAGCAGGAACCTTGATCGAAGAAGACCTCTTCGTGACAGGAAACTTCGGTTCCAAAGCAGCCTATAACTTTGGTCAGATGAAAGAATTCTTTGACGAATACGGCAAGAAATGGCCCTTGATGTGTATGGAATTCTGGGATGGCTGGTTTACCCGCTGGAAGGAACCCGTGATTCAAAGGGACCCAGAGGAGTTGGCAGAAGCTGTCCATGAGGTCTTGGAGCTTGGTTCCATCAACCTCTATATGTTTCATGGCGGAACCAATTTCGGCTTCATGAATGGTTGCTCAGCTCGGGGAACGCTAGACTTGCCACAGGTGACGTCCTATGACTATGGGGCTTTGCTCAATGAGCAGGGCAATCCGACGGAGAAGTATTATGCTATTCAAAAAATGATGGCGACCTATTATCCGGAATACCCACAGCAAGAACCACTCATCAAAGAGTGTTTGCCAGAACAAACCTTGCAATTGGCAGCCAAGACTAGTCTTTTTGGGAATCTGGATAATTTGGCTCAAGTCGAGACCAGCCTTTATCCTGAAAAGATGGAAGAGTTGGGGCAAACCACAGGTTATCTACTATATGAGACAGACCTTGAGTTGGATGCGGAAGAAGAAAAATTGCGCATCATTGATGGTCGGGATCGGGTACAAATTTACCTGGATGATCAACATGTAGCAACACAATACCAAACAGAGATCGGTGAAGATCTTTTTATCAAAGGAAAAAAGAAAGCGGTTACGAATTTAAAAATCTTGCTTGAGAATATGGGCCGTGTCAACTATGGTCACAAGCTCTTAGCTGATAGCCAGCACAAGGGCATTCGCACAGGTGTCTGTGTGGATTTGCACTTCCACCTTCATTGGAAGCAGTACCCACTGGATTTACAAGATCTCAGTCAGCTCGATTTTTCAAAGGAATGGCAGGCAGGTGCTCCAGCCTTTTACCGATATGATTTTCAGCTGGACCACAACCTTGACACTTATCTGGATATGACAGGATTTGGGAAAGGGGTCGTCTTTGTCAACGGCCACAACCTTGGCCGCTTCTGGGAGGTCGGACCGACCACTTCACTTTATGTGCCTCATGGTTTCCTCAAAGAAGGAGCCAATAGCCTGATCGTCTTTGAGACAGAAGG